The following are encoded in a window of Geobacter metallireducens GS-15 genomic DNA:
- a CDS encoding sensor histidine kinase — MKLPYHTMPFRIAAYYALCAGLWILLSDRLLGVAVRDPDLITSLETAKGWLFVAVTALLLHVVVRRFVDEVMRREELLRERNEELCMVEEELRQQLDESERAQQELRESEENYRLLFSSNPHPMCVFDLETLAFLEVNGSAIQHYGYSREEFLAMTIKDIRPPEDVPSLMAIVKRVDSGPDRVGVWRHRKKDGTIISVEITSHMIDFAGRRAKVILCNDVTERIRAKEEILRLNAELEQRVRQRTAELEQANREMESFSYSVSHDLRAPLRHIDGFSRVLLEDCGDQLNQEGKGYLTRICAAANRMGQLIDDLLQLASVSRSELQRRPVDFSNLARTIALELKQTDPEREVTFTIAGGVSAQGDPVLLRVVLENLLGNAWKYTGKNHRTAIEFGAVEGEEGRVYFVRDNGVGFDMTYVGKLFTPFQRLHAMDEFEGTGIGLATVRRVVERHGGRAWAEGTIGAGATFYFTLGESHRLAEGDEG; from the coding sequence ATGAAACTGCCGTACCACACCATGCCTTTCAGGATCGCGGCGTACTATGCCCTCTGTGCAGGGCTCTGGATCCTCCTGTCCGACCGGCTCCTCGGGGTTGCCGTTCGGGATCCCGACCTCATCACCAGCCTGGAGACGGCAAAGGGATGGCTCTTTGTGGCGGTCACCGCCCTCCTCCTCCATGTGGTGGTCCGGCGCTTCGTCGATGAGGTGATGCGCCGGGAGGAACTTCTGCGGGAGCGCAACGAAGAGCTCTGCATGGTGGAGGAGGAGCTCCGCCAGCAGCTGGACGAGTCCGAGCGGGCCCAGCAAGAACTGCGGGAGAGCGAGGAAAACTACCGGCTCCTCTTTTCGAGCAATCCGCATCCCATGTGCGTTTTCGATCTGGAGACCCTCGCCTTCCTGGAGGTGAACGGATCGGCTATCCAGCATTACGGATACAGCCGCGAAGAGTTTCTTGCCATGACCATCAAGGACATCCGTCCCCCCGAGGATGTGCCGTCGCTCATGGCTATCGTGAAGCGGGTCGACAGCGGGCCTGACCGGGTCGGCGTTTGGCGCCACCGGAAAAAGGACGGCACGATCATCTCCGTGGAGATCACCTCTCACATGATCGATTTCGCCGGAAGGCGTGCGAAGGTGATTCTGTGCAATGACGTAACGGAGCGGATCAGAGCGAAGGAGGAGATCCTGCGACTCAACGCCGAGTTGGAGCAGCGGGTGCGGCAACGGACCGCGGAACTGGAGCAGGCCAACCGGGAGATGGAGTCCTTCAGCTATTCCGTTTCCCACGACCTGCGGGCGCCGCTACGCCACATCGACGGGTTCAGTCGGGTGCTTCTGGAAGACTGCGGCGACCAGCTCAATCAGGAGGGAAAGGGATACCTTACCCGGATCTGCGCCGCTGCCAACCGGATGGGGCAGCTCATCGACGATCTCCTCCAGCTGGCCTCCGTGAGCCGCAGCGAACTGCAACGGCGCCCCGTCGATTTCAGTAACCTGGCTCGGACTATAGCCTTGGAACTGAAGCAGACAGACCCGGAGCGTGAGGTTACCTTCACCATTGCCGGGGGGGTCAGCGCTCAGGGAGATCCCGTCCTCCTGCGGGTCGTGCTGGAAAACCTCCTGGGTAACGCCTGGAAATACACGGGGAAGAATCACCGCACCGCAATCGAGTTCGGGGCAGTCGAGGGGGAGGAGGGACGGGTCTACTTCGTGCGGGATAACGGGGTCGGCTTCGACATGACCTACGTGGGCAAGCTTTTCACCCCCTTCCAGCGGCTTCACGCCATGGACGAGTTCGAGGGAACCGGCATCGGGCTGGCCACGGTGCGCCGGGTGGTGGAACGGCACGGCGGGCGGGCCTGGGCCGAAGGGACAATCGGCGCCGGCGCCACCTTTTACTTTACCCTGGGAGAATCTCACCGCCTTGCGGAGGGCGACGAAGGATAA
- a CDS encoding ATP-binding response regulator, which produces MNNLKILIVDDEADIALILKLQLEDAGYRTTRARDGLEALEMLAREHYDLILLDIRMPRLDGIEVLERIRQEWPELVVVMMTAHGSEDIAVEAMKKGAVDYISKPFSSDDMKKRVERAIEYNRTRLENERLQREVEEERRKMEAILQGMAEALVAVDRQGLVMSINRTAAELFGVDAAAVHARPVEELLSAAIPADRLPCRVVLATGEPCLDVAYDLRLPGRIVPVLSSAAPLANAAGEMIGSVEIIRDISALKALEQEREDFVSMLSHDLKTPITAIIGSIDLVKEGRLGPVNPEQSMYLDAAVESCAEMVDMIDTLLDVHRFEAGRMVTTLVEEELGPLLQRTVGRFEPVARHSGLELTLSLPGAPVTFLVDRKQFGRLLGNLLSNALKFTTEGGIEVRAELPENAAAAAQGITPGAYPTERLPREGRYLLVSVSDTGAGIPADSLVTIFDRFVQARNRKMGKSSGTGLGLAFCRKVMDAHHGFIWAESEPDRGSTFRMLFPLGTD; this is translated from the coding sequence ATGAATAACCTCAAAATCCTCATCGTCGATGACGAAGCGGACATCGCCCTCATTCTCAAGCTGCAACTGGAGGACGCCGGCTACCGCACCACCCGGGCCCGGGATGGCCTGGAAGCCCTGGAGATGCTGGCCCGGGAACACTATGACCTGATTCTCCTGGACATCCGCATGCCCCGCCTGGATGGCATTGAGGTGCTGGAGCGGATCCGGCAGGAGTGGCCCGAGCTGGTGGTGGTGATGATGACTGCCCACGGCAGCGAGGACATCGCCGTTGAGGCCATGAAGAAGGGGGCGGTGGACTATATCTCCAAGCCCTTCTCCTCCGATGATATGAAGAAGCGGGTGGAGCGGGCCATCGAGTACAACCGGACCCGGCTCGAAAACGAGCGGCTCCAGCGGGAGGTGGAGGAAGAGCGCCGGAAGATGGAGGCGATTCTCCAGGGGATGGCCGAAGCCCTCGTGGCCGTGGACCGCCAGGGACTGGTCATGAGCATCAACCGCACTGCCGCGGAACTTTTCGGGGTTGATGCGGCCGCGGTCCATGCCCGCCCCGTGGAGGAACTCCTCTCCGCCGCCATCCCGGCCGACCGGCTCCCCTGCCGCGTGGTGCTCGCCACGGGAGAGCCGTGCCTCGACGTGGCCTACGACCTCCGCCTGCCGGGCCGGATTGTGCCGGTCCTCTCCAGTGCCGCCCCCCTGGCGAACGCCGCCGGCGAGATGATCGGGAGCGTGGAGATCATCCGCGACATCTCGGCCCTCAAGGCCCTGGAACAGGAGCGGGAGGATTTCGTCAGCATGCTCTCCCACGACCTGAAGACCCCCATTACCGCCATCATCGGCTCCATCGACCTGGTGAAGGAGGGGCGGCTCGGTCCAGTGAATCCGGAACAGAGCATGTACCTGGACGCCGCCGTGGAGAGCTGCGCCGAGATGGTGGACATGATCGACACCCTGCTGGATGTGCACCGCTTCGAGGCGGGGCGGATGGTGACGACCCTTGTGGAAGAAGAGCTCGGGCCGCTCCTGCAGCGGACCGTTGGCAGGTTCGAGCCGGTGGCCCGCCACAGCGGGCTCGAACTTACCCTCTCTCTACCCGGCGCTCCAGTCACCTTCCTGGTGGACCGGAAGCAATTCGGGCGACTCCTGGGCAACCTCCTCTCCAACGCCCTGAAGTTCACCACTGAGGGCGGCATCGAGGTACGGGCGGAGCTGCCGGAGAACGCCGCGGCGGCCGCACAGGGGATTACCCCCGGCGCCTACCCGACCGAGAGACTCCCCCGGGAGGGACGATACCTGCTCGTTTCGGTGAGCGACACGGGGGCCGGGATTCCGGCCGATTCCCTCGTCACCATTTTCGACCGCTTCGTCCAGGCCCGCAACCGCAAGATGGGGAAGTCGAGCGGCACCGGGCTCGGGCTCGCCTTCTGCCGCAAGGTCATGGATGCCCACCACGGCTTCATCTGGGCCGAGAGCGAGCCTGACAGGGGGAGCACCTTCCGGATGCTTTTTCCGCTGGGGACCGACTGA
- a CDS encoding sensor histidine kinase, with protein sequence MDDLHLRILLAEDSEEDAFLLLRELERGGYTVECERVQTRSAMKKALVSRQWDMVISDYRMPRFSAPQALETLKESGLDLPFIIVSGKIAEDMLVDAMRAGANDYFMKGNLSRLIPAIERELREAAERRIRRRAERAIRQGKMEWEAAFDAVSDLVLLTDLYSTVIRCNNRVIEAFNATYSDILGRNITELFYGSPDAGESIFDQCTDLKADNGDVRFPKLTGWYKASCFPMHPTENEHGFVYVIKDVTKRKKMEEEKELATLELLRSRQALRENLEEMKRANMELGRLNAAKNTVIGMASHELKTPLTSIIGGLQFLFHYSGLEMTPEQKEMMESVYEGVTQLRGIVDDLLSISRIETKGFAVTKRMVNLLNLCREVRHTLLLPLSERDIELSIAEDTCSIPADEGFCRLVTRNLLENAIKFTADGGRITISGELTSLDDLLPQADSLRCFYREFPSNIEGHPAFYRLDIADTGIGIPPEERVRIFEKFYGVGDLAYHSSGKTGFMSKGSGLGLSIVKGIMDAHGGMVWVGPGENGSGSVFSLLFPMDNTCVIPPREGRR encoded by the coding sequence ATGGACGATTTGCACCTGAGGATACTGCTGGCGGAGGACTCCGAGGAGGATGCCTTTCTGCTTCTGCGGGAGCTGGAACGGGGGGGATACACGGTGGAGTGCGAGCGGGTGCAGACCCGCTCCGCCATGAAAAAGGCCCTGGTCTCCCGGCAATGGGACATGGTCATTTCCGACTACCGGATGCCCCGGTTCTCCGCGCCCCAGGCCCTGGAAACCCTCAAGGAGAGCGGTCTCGACCTCCCCTTCATCATCGTCTCCGGCAAGATCGCCGAGGATATGCTCGTGGATGCCATGCGGGCCGGCGCCAACGACTACTTCATGAAGGGGAACCTGTCGCGGCTCATTCCTGCCATCGAGCGGGAGCTGCGGGAGGCTGCCGAGCGGCGCATCCGGCGCCGGGCCGAGCGGGCCATCCGCCAGGGGAAAATGGAGTGGGAGGCGGCTTTCGACGCCGTGTCGGACCTGGTCCTTCTCACCGACCTCTACAGCACGGTCATCCGCTGCAACAACCGGGTCATCGAGGCCTTCAACGCCACCTACAGCGACATCCTGGGGAGGAACATCACCGAGCTTTTCTACGGCAGCCCCGACGCCGGGGAGAGCATTTTCGATCAGTGCACCGATCTGAAGGCCGATAACGGCGATGTCCGCTTTCCCAAACTCACGGGATGGTACAAGGCCTCCTGCTTTCCCATGCACCCTACCGAAAACGAACACGGCTTCGTCTACGTCATCAAGGACGTCACCAAGCGGAAAAAGATGGAGGAAGAGAAGGAGCTGGCCACCCTGGAGCTTCTCCGGAGCCGCCAGGCCCTCAGGGAGAATCTGGAGGAGATGAAGCGGGCCAACATGGAGCTGGGGCGCCTGAACGCCGCCAAGAACACCGTCATCGGCATGGCCTCCCATGAACTGAAGACCCCGCTTACCTCCATCATCGGTGGGCTCCAGTTTCTCTTCCACTACAGCGGCCTGGAGATGACCCCGGAGCAGAAGGAGATGATGGAGTCGGTCTACGAGGGGGTGACCCAGCTGCGGGGGATCGTGGACGATCTCCTCTCCATCTCCCGCATCGAGACCAAGGGATTCGCCGTCACCAAGCGGATGGTGAACCTCCTCAATCTCTGCCGGGAGGTGCGCCATACCCTGCTCCTTCCCCTGTCGGAGCGGGACATCGAGCTCTCCATTGCCGAGGACACCTGCAGCATTCCGGCCGACGAGGGGTTCTGCCGGCTCGTGACCCGGAACCTCCTGGAGAACGCCATCAAGTTCACCGCCGACGGGGGACGGATCACCATCAGCGGCGAGCTCACCTCCCTGGACGACCTCCTCCCCCAGGCCGATTCGCTCCGCTGCTTCTACCGGGAGTTCCCCTCCAACATCGAGGGGCACCCTGCCTTCTATCGCCTCGACATCGCCGACACGGGAATCGGCATCCCCCCCGAGGAGCGGGTGCGGATCTTCGAGAAATTCTACGGCGTCGGCGACCTCGCCTACCACTCCTCCGGCAAGACCGGCTTCATGTCCAAGGGGTCAGGGCTCGGCCTCTCCATCGTCAAGGGGATCATGGACGCCCACGGCGGCATGGTCTGGGTGGGGCCCGGGGAAAACGGCTCGGGAAGCGTCTTCTCCCTCCTCTTCCCCATGGACAACACCTGTGTCATCCCGCCCCGCGAAGGGAGACGGTAG